A region from the Verrucomicrobiota bacterium genome encodes:
- a CDS encoding acetamidase/formamidase family protein yields MKRLTRDKIVPGGMRYKVFEPAMTVEPGETILVETINHMTPIVETEADLHPHGSPEYRERCETGPIHVKGAKPGDMLAVRIEQINVVGLPHAHGWGPLYNRETGAYKQEPLGFPVENGAVKFPGDIRVPLAPMVGDIYTTPGDERHYYDHGGNMDFVEVRPGNTLYLPVLREGGLLVLGDVHAYQGDAEIYGEAAETAAEVTVTLDVDRTYRSPRPIVETPECLICIAARGALFDGIALAVADMTDLLVRVFGLDRQDAYVYATLGASLRLAGCASTRGMVEKDSIACLSVLLEPLRQRARS; encoded by the coding sequence AGATCGTCCCGGGCGGCATGCGCTACAAGGTGTTCGAGCCGGCGATGACCGTCGAGCCTGGCGAGACGATCCTCGTCGAGACGATCAACCACATGACGCCCATCGTCGAGACGGAGGCCGACCTGCATCCCCATGGCTCGCCCGAGTACCGCGAACGCTGCGAGACCGGGCCGATCCACGTCAAAGGCGCCAAGCCGGGCGACATGCTCGCCGTCAGGATCGAGCAGATCAACGTGGTCGGCCTGCCGCACGCGCACGGCTGGGGTCCGTTGTACAATCGTGAGACCGGCGCGTACAAGCAGGAGCCGCTCGGGTTTCCCGTCGAGAACGGCGCGGTGAAGTTCCCCGGCGACATCCGCGTGCCGCTTGCGCCGATGGTCGGCGACATCTACACGACGCCGGGCGACGAGCGCCACTACTACGACCACGGCGGCAACATGGACTTCGTCGAGGTCAGGCCAGGCAACACGCTCTACCTGCCCGTGCTGCGCGAGGGCGGCCTGCTCGTGCTCGGCGATGTGCACGCCTACCAAGGCGACGCCGAAATCTACGGCGAGGCGGCCGAGACCGCGGCTGAGGTAACGGTCACGCTCGATGTGGACCGCACGTATCGCTCGCCGCGCCCGATCGTCGAGACGCCCGAGTGCCTGATCTGCATCGCGGCGCGCGGCGCGCTGTTCGACGGCATCGCGCTCGCTGTGGCTGACATGACCGACCTGCTTGTGCGCGTCTTCGGGCTGGACCGGCAGGACGCGTATGTCTACGCCACGCTCGGTGCGTCGCTGCGGCTCGCCGGCTGCGCCAGTACTCGCGGGATGGTCGAGAAGGACTCCATCGCCTGTCTCAGCGTCCTCCTTGAGCCGCTGCGTCAGCGCGCAAGAAGCTAA